Proteins encoded in a region of the Coffea eugenioides isolate CCC68of chromosome 4, Ceug_1.0, whole genome shotgun sequence genome:
- the LOC113769083 gene encoding uncharacterized protein LOC113769083: MDSIHEILEGIPTNITDQMNRILVKPVDEHEIKTAVFSMNPNKAPGNDVNKLKPVLDKCISKNQSVSVAGRQILDNVILAHELLHNLKNKRKWHMGCMAVKLDMSKTYDRVEWDYLKAIMDKMGFCETSIDWIMKCITTVSYSFSVNGEAREFVKSERGLRQDDPLSPYIFLICSKDDSLILSKVDQQEAKKLKIILKPYEAASGQLINLEKSLVFFSKNTDQRTLEAIKEGLKEIQTKENGPLENKIAKPSWQGNFGESSDNGYSNLCHVLLQTPKEAMQGNLLMARCWWGQKDKKNKQHWIAWEKFTKNKEEGGMGFKDIQMFNKALLAKQVWRIVTQPNLLVSKVLKEKYFPKDSMLEGKVPKNASWIWQSLMSAREVIEDGCKKKVGNGRDTNIWKDKWINNDKSGRIKTQKPKGSDLQKNLTTHSST, encoded by the exons ATGGACAGCATTCATGAGATACTTGAGGGGATTCCAACAAATATCACAGATCAAATGAACAGAATCCTTGTCAAACCTGTTGATGAACATGAAATTAAGACAGCTGTGTTTTCTATGAATCCTAATAAAGCCCCAGGAAATGATG tgaaTAAGCTCAAACCTGTTTTAGATAAGTGCATAAGCAAAAACCAGTCTGTTTCTGTGGCAGGCAGACAGATTCTTGATAATGTTATCCTAGCTCATGAGCTCCTACACAAtctgaaaaacaaaaggaaatggCATATGGGATGCATGGCTGTTAAATTGGATATGTCTAAAACCTATGATAGAGTCGAATGGGATTACTTGAAAGCTATAATGGACAAAATGGGATTTTGTGAAACTTCGATAGATTGGATAATGAAATGCATTACTACTGTGTCTTATTCTTTCAGTGTTAATGGAGAAGCAAGAGAGTTTGTAAAGTCAGAAAGAGGACTAAGGCAAGATGACCCTCTGTCACCTTACATTTTCCTCATTTGCTCAAAAG atgatTCACTGATATTGAGCAAAGTAGATCAACAGGAGGCCAAAAAGCTGAAGATAATTTTAAAACCGTATGAGGCAGCTTCAGGTCAGCTTATCAATTTGGAGAAATCCTTAGTGTTTTTCAGCAAAAACACTGATCAGAGAACATTAGAAGCAATAAAGGAGGGGCTGAAAGAGATCCAGACA AAAGAAAATGGACCACTGGAAAACAAAATTGCTAAGCCTAGCTGGCAAGGAAACTTTGGTGAAAGCAGTGACAATGGCTATTCCAACTTGTGCCATGTCTTGTTACAAACTCCCAAAGAAGCTATGCAAGGAAATCTGCTGATGGCAAGATGCTGGTGGGGACAAAAGGACAAGAAAAACAAGCAACATTGGATAGCATGggaaaaattcaccaagaacAAGGAAGAAGGTGGAATGGGATTCAAGGATATTCAAATGTTCAACAAGGCTTTGTTGGCAAAACAAGTCTGGAGAATAGTGACACAACCAAATCTTTTGGTAAGCAAAGTACTGAAAGAGAAATATTTTCCAAAAGATTCAATGCTAGAAGGCAAAGTGCCAAAGAATGCATCCTGGATTTGGCAAAGTCTAATGAGTGCTAGAGAAGTTATCGAAGATGGCTGTAAAAAGAAAGTTGGGAATGGAAGAGACACTAACATCTGGAAGGACAAATGGATTAACAATGACAAAAGTGGGAGGATAAAGACACAGAAACCAAAGGGAAGTGACCTGCAAAAAAATCTCACAACTCATAGTTCAACATAG